A genomic window from Fibrobacterota bacterium includes:
- a CDS encoding peptidoglycan-binding protein — protein MPNLVDDDFLEVLAGLADYHKKNGSCPLELHPEIGEDNRELNAKRLAVAECILHGDEGAWKEFTKDATTRDVQTFLKYFASKGWYCDPGKVDGVEGPKTRMAISKFQYSHNEVASNYLQVDGKCGPKTWNAILHTLARIIQPR, from the coding sequence ATGCCAAATCTTGTCGACGACGACTTCTTGGAAGTCTTGGCGGGCCTGGCCGACTACCACAAGAAGAACGGCTCCTGCCCTTTGGAGCTGCACCCGGAAATCGGCGAGGACAATCGCGAGCTGAACGCCAAGCGCCTAGCCGTGGCCGAGTGCATCTTGCACGGCGACGAAGGGGCCTGGAAGGAATTCACCAAGGACGCCACCACCCGCGACGTCCAGACCTTCCTCAAATACTTCGCAAGCAAGGGTTGGTACTGCGACCCCGGCAAGGTGGACGGAGTGGAGGGACCGAAGACGCGGATGGCGATCTCGAAATTCCAATACAGTCACAACGAGGTGGCGTCCAACTACCTTCAAGTCGATGGGAAATGCGGCCCCAAGACTTGGAATGCCATCCTCCACACTCTTGCTCGCATTATCCAACCCCGATAG